One Synechococcus sp. JA-2-3B'a(2-13) genomic window carries:
- a CDS encoding circadian clock protein KaiA, translating into MLPDTHPLRINLLLDWEPPAGEPLACEDWLPPERFVVECFQDQATFLEALRKQDGHVDCLVLLVDPTRLQELHDLGNQLCAWGLLLPTVLAIVLEESHLQKETPETEGEIPATSSLVKALLKREQFFYHNATLVRPISPQELKGQVRADCTASGSPSVLELLVDRAIALFLQMSPTCGLPQGPVHPSDQPYLAYSNQQQRRLAEKLRERLGYAGVYYHRDPELFYRRLPPHEQQALMRRLRNLYQAIVLDYFQSPETVNARIDELVALAFFADIGAAQLLELHMNLMEDFAKQLKLEGRSEEILLDYRLTLIDVMAHLSEMYRRSIPKPAPRDP; encoded by the coding sequence TTGTTGCCTGACACCCATCCACTGCGCATCAACCTGTTGCTGGATTGGGAGCCGCCAGCAGGAGAGCCCCTAGCTTGCGAGGACTGGCTACCCCCTGAACGCTTTGTTGTCGAGTGTTTTCAGGATCAAGCTACCTTCCTAGAGGCTCTCAGAAAACAAGACGGCCATGTCGATTGCTTGGTGCTCCTGGTGGATCCCACTCGGCTGCAAGAGCTGCACGATCTGGGCAATCAGCTCTGCGCGTGGGGACTGCTGCTGCCGACGGTGTTGGCGATTGTGCTGGAAGAATCCCACCTGCAAAAGGAAACACCGGAGACGGAAGGAGAGATCCCTGCCACCTCATCTTTGGTGAAAGCATTGCTCAAGCGAGAGCAGTTTTTCTACCACAACGCCACCCTCGTCCGTCCCATTTCGCCACAGGAGCTGAAGGGGCAGGTGCGGGCCGACTGTACCGCTTCGGGATCCCCTTCCGTCTTGGAGCTGCTGGTGGATCGGGCCATCGCCTTGTTTCTGCAGATGTCTCCCACTTGCGGCCTCCCGCAGGGCCCAGTGCATCCCAGCGATCAGCCCTACCTGGCCTACAGCAACCAACAACAACGGCGGCTGGCGGAGAAATTGCGGGAACGGCTGGGCTACGCCGGAGTGTACTATCATCGTGACCCAGAGCTGTTTTACCGTCGCCTCCCGCCCCACGAGCAGCAAGCCCTCATGCGACGGCTGCGTAACCTTTACCAGGCAATCGTCTTGGACTATTTTCAATCTCCCGAGACCGTCAATGCCCGCATCGACGAGCTGGTGGCCTTGGCCTTTTTTGCCGATATCGGCGCTGCTCAACTGCTGGAGCTGCACATGAACTTGATGGAAGACTTTGCCAAACAATTGAAGCTGGAAGGCCGCAGCGAAGAGATCCTGCTGGATTACCGCCTTACCCTGATCGATGTGATGGCCCACCTGAGCGAAATGTACCGCCGCTCCATTCCCAAACCTGCCCCAAGGGATCCCTGA
- a CDS encoding nucleoside hydrolase — translation MVPLIIDCDPGQDDAVALLLAMASPEELQLLGITTVAGNVSLDKTSRNARQICELAGQPQMGVYAGCPRPLLRPLETAEQVHGKTGIDGADLPEPQMPLGSQHAVEYLIETLMAAPEPVTLALLGPMTNLAVALVQQPRIVERIQRLVFMGGSAFEGNVTPAAEFNILTDPHAAQIVLSAGIPEVVMLGLHVTQQVLSTPERIERIRALGTRVGQTVANMLTFYGKVDVERYGLPGGPLHDPCVIAYLLQPQLFELKPCYVEVETASPLNLGRTVVDRWGSSGRLANVQVAFGVDAQGFYHLLTERLGRYR, via the coding sequence ATGGTGCCCCTGATCATCGACTGTGACCCTGGCCAAGACGATGCGGTGGCTCTGCTGCTGGCTATGGCGTCGCCAGAAGAGCTGCAATTGCTGGGCATTACCACGGTGGCCGGCAATGTCTCCTTGGACAAAACCAGCCGCAATGCTCGACAGATCTGTGAATTGGCCGGTCAGCCGCAGATGGGGGTGTATGCCGGCTGCCCTCGACCTCTCTTGCGCCCTCTGGAAACCGCCGAGCAGGTGCATGGCAAAACCGGGATCGACGGAGCGGATCTGCCGGAGCCCCAGATGCCTTTGGGATCCCAGCATGCGGTGGAGTATCTGATTGAAACCCTGATGGCTGCCCCTGAGCCGGTTACCTTGGCTTTGCTGGGCCCGATGACCAACTTGGCAGTGGCCCTGGTGCAGCAGCCTCGGATTGTGGAGCGCATCCAGCGGCTGGTGTTTATGGGGGGATCCGCCTTTGAGGGGAATGTTACCCCGGCAGCCGAGTTCAACATCCTCACCGATCCCCACGCCGCCCAGATCGTGCTCAGCGCCGGGATCCCGGAGGTGGTGATGCTGGGCTTGCACGTCACCCAACAGGTCCTCAGCACGCCGGAGCGGATTGAGCGCATCCGCGCCCTGGGCACCCGCGTTGGGCAGACGGTGGCCAATATGCTCACCTTTTACGGTAAGGTCGACGTAGAACGCTACGGGCTACCGGGAGGGCCATTGCACGACCCTTGTGTGATTGCCTATCTGTTACAGCCGCAGTTGTTCGAGCTCAAGCCCTGCTACGTCGAGGTGGAAACGGCTAGCCCCTTGAACCTGGGCCGGACGGTGGTGGATCGCTGGGGATCCAGTGGTCGCCTCGCCAATGTTCAGGTGGCTTTTGGGGTGGATGCCCAGGGGTTTTACCACCTGCTCACCGAGCGCCTGGGCCGTTACCGATAA
- the pgsA gene encoding CDP-diacylglycerol--glycerol-3-phosphate 3-phosphatidyltransferase, whose product MNLPTAVTLLRLAGIPFVLLGLSLRSPLGERLALWAFLLAAATDWLDGHLARRYGLVTDMGKFLDPLVDKLLVLAPLLGLLELGRIPAWGVFLLMGRELAIAGWRVNQSQIRGANFWGKAKTVTQILAIALLILGWPGGIPCFWVAVVLTLISGLTYLHTDHPHHAQSPGRP is encoded by the coding sequence GTGAACCTGCCCACCGCCGTCACCCTGCTGCGGCTGGCAGGGATCCCTTTTGTTTTGCTGGGCCTGAGCCTGCGATCCCCACTGGGGGAGAGGTTGGCCCTCTGGGCGTTCCTGTTGGCGGCGGCAACCGATTGGCTGGATGGCCATTTGGCCCGCCGTTATGGCTTGGTAACCGATATGGGCAAGTTTTTGGATCCTCTGGTGGATAAGCTGCTGGTGTTGGCGCCGCTGCTGGGCCTGCTGGAACTGGGGCGGATCCCCGCTTGGGGCGTGTTTTTGCTGATGGGGCGGGAGCTGGCCATCGCCGGCTGGCGGGTCAACCAAAGCCAAATCCGCGGTGCCAATTTCTGGGGCAAAGCCAAGACGGTAACCCAAATCCTGGCCATTGCTTTGCTGATTTTGGGGTGGCCGGGAGGGATCCCTTGTTTTTGGGTGGCGGTGGTTCTCACCCTGATCTCGGGCCTGACCTACCTGCACACCGATCATCCCCATCATGCGCAGTCACCCGGCAGGCCATAG
- the ruvC gene encoding crossover junction endodeoxyribonuclease RuvC, whose product MFSVNVSDTPPEQRILGLDPGLGTMGFGCILAGSAGLKPVDYGVISTPSQHSMPERLQTLHEDLSQLLRQLRPHQVGLEKLFFYKMGNTIAIAQARGVILLTLAQHHLLPVEFTPAQVKQSLTGYGRADKQAVQAAVARELNLPSLPRPDDAADALAIAITVWHHRFS is encoded by the coding sequence GTGTTCAGCGTAAATGTATCAGACACCCCACCTGAGCAGCGCATCCTCGGCCTAGATCCAGGTCTGGGAACCATGGGTTTTGGTTGCATTCTGGCGGGATCTGCGGGGTTGAAACCTGTGGATTATGGGGTGATCAGCACCCCCAGCCAACACTCGATGCCGGAGCGGCTGCAAACGCTGCACGAGGATTTGAGCCAGTTGCTGCGCCAACTGCGCCCGCATCAGGTGGGGCTGGAAAAACTTTTTTTCTACAAAATGGGCAATACCATTGCCATCGCCCAAGCCCGTGGCGTGATCCTGCTCACCTTGGCCCAGCATCATCTGTTGCCGGTGGAGTTTACGCCCGCCCAAGTCAAGCAAAGTTTGACAGGCTACGGACGCGCCGACAAGCAGGCTGTACAAGCTGCCGTGGCCCGGGAACTCAACCTGCCCAGCTTGCCCCGCCCGGATGATGCCGCCGATGCCTTGGCGATTGCCATCACAGTCTGGCACCACCGCTTCTCTTGA
- a CDS encoding LON peptidase substrate-binding domain-containing protein produces MPSSSVDVRELPLFPLPEVVLFPGRPLPLHIFEYRYRMMINTILETDRRFGVLMFNPQTGSPVRVGCCAEVLQVQRLPDDRMDILTLGQQRFRVLDYVREKPFRVGLVEWIEDEPTTPSDDLQSWVRQVTTLLQDVVRLSGKLMERDAQLPEQLPTTPIELSYWVASHFHGAPQEQQALLEMVSTERRLRREAEILESTRKHLAARTALKDLFTEIS; encoded by the coding sequence ATGCCTTCTTCTTCCGTGGATGTTCGCGAGCTACCGCTGTTTCCCTTGCCGGAGGTGGTGCTGTTTCCGGGCCGACCTCTGCCGCTGCACATTTTCGAGTACCGCTACCGCATGATGATCAACACCATTCTGGAGACGGATCGCCGCTTTGGGGTGCTGATGTTCAATCCCCAGACGGGATCCCCAGTGCGGGTGGGCTGTTGTGCTGAGGTGTTGCAGGTGCAGCGATTGCCGGATGACCGCATGGACATTTTGACCTTGGGGCAGCAGCGCTTCCGCGTCTTGGATTACGTGCGGGAAAAACCCTTCCGGGTGGGGCTGGTGGAATGGATTGAGGATGAGCCGACCACCCCTTCCGATGACCTGCAGAGCTGGGTGCGCCAGGTTACCACTCTCCTTCAAGATGTGGTGCGTCTCTCGGGCAAGCTAATGGAGCGGGATGCACAGTTGCCGGAGCAGCTCCCCACCACCCCCATAGAACTGTCCTACTGGGTGGCTAGCCACTTCCATGGGGCCCCCCAAGAGCAGCAAGCTCTGCTGGAAATGGTCAGTACCGAAAGGCGGCTGCGCCGGGAAGCCGAAATTCTCGAGTCCACCCGCAAGCACTTGGCCGCCCGCACGGCCCTCAAGGATCTGTTCACGGAAATTTCCTGA
- a CDS encoding alpha/beta hydrolase-fold protein, with amino-acid sequence MPFALLDQAEQNASPGKVGYFLRIPSPFFMAYARRYLRFPSQILGREMEMLHFGHHGYPLICLPTSNGRFFDVEDRGIIASLSHHLEQGYLQAFCVETLDWETLFNRQLDLPQRRERWLLLEQHWVEELIPYAKAEAQNEFLVVAGFSLGATHAVNLTCRHPGLVRRCLALGGPYDVAALGSVTGWDPQRAEQELYFINPLAYMSNMSRQLWDQLGGRNTELKLLTARHDHCLSDNLRLAEVLSRNDIPHQLEVWEGDHDWPTWQAQIRAFA; translated from the coding sequence GTGCCCTTTGCCTTGCTCGACCAGGCAGAGCAGAATGCTTCCCCCGGAAAGGTTGGGTATTTCTTGAGGATCCCTTCCCCGTTTTTCATGGCCTACGCTCGCCGCTACTTGCGCTTTCCCTCTCAGATCTTGGGCCGGGAAATGGAGATGCTCCACTTTGGGCATCACGGCTACCCGCTGATCTGTCTGCCCACCAGCAACGGGCGTTTTTTTGACGTGGAAGATCGCGGCATTATTGCCAGCCTCAGCCATCATCTGGAACAGGGCTATTTGCAGGCTTTTTGCGTGGAAACCCTGGATTGGGAGACTTTGTTCAACCGCCAGCTGGACTTGCCCCAACGGCGGGAGCGTTGGCTGTTGCTGGAGCAGCACTGGGTAGAAGAGCTGATCCCCTACGCCAAGGCCGAGGCGCAAAATGAGTTTCTGGTGGTGGCTGGGTTTTCCCTGGGAGCTACCCATGCTGTCAACCTCACCTGTCGGCATCCCGGCCTAGTGCGCCGTTGTTTGGCTCTGGGGGGGCCCTACGATGTGGCCGCTCTCGGCTCTGTCACCGGCTGGGATCCCCAACGGGCAGAGCAGGAGCTGTATTTCATCAACCCGCTGGCCTATATGTCCAACATGAGCCGGCAACTCTGGGATCAGTTGGGCGGGCGCAACACCGAGCTGAAGTTGCTCACCGCTCGCCACGACCACTGCCTCAGCGACAACCTGCGCCTGGCAGAAGTGCTCAGCCGCAACGACATCCCCCATCAACTGGAGGTATGGGAGGGGGATCACGACTGGCCCACTTGGCAAGCGCAAATCCGCGCCTTCGCGTAG
- a CDS encoding ATP-grasp domain-containing protein has translation MIEDYWVGSLHFSEPFGDDTLARLNALPPVQARNGQTYKIRAEHVTIHEVNLDYRTKYRLILDRFSYLYPQAIGLFMGFAFRGVYLINNPFSFYYYLRNKDAAYMVVKELGISIPKTYILPPKEAPALKAEDFKYHKFFDWQGMAEDLGWPIVIKPAEGREAIGVEIAHNMEQLLYFYDRSGSQVMMIQEKVKTPYPWQIRALCIGRKIIPIKYIFRKFDASEYLFDPEFLTPEMGQKVINTCRIINRVLGYEMNSVELFIDEQGELQAIDFNNPVPDGRLKALGEIFYNDYQQALCDLVLDIVREQRPFDFLPPDINRFAHIARRADLTREQKFQMALELANRYYEPRDPD, from the coding sequence ATGATTGAAGACTATTGGGTTGGCAGCCTGCACTTCAGCGAGCCTTTTGGGGACGATACTCTGGCTCGCCTCAACGCACTTCCCCCTGTTCAAGCTCGCAACGGCCAAACTTACAAGATCCGGGCCGAACATGTCACCATTCACGAGGTGAACCTGGATTACCGCACCAAGTATCGCCTGATCCTGGATCGTTTCAGCTACCTTTACCCCCAAGCCATCGGCCTGTTCATGGGCTTTGCCTTTCGGGGGGTTTACCTCATCAACAACCCGTTTAGCTTTTATTACTACCTGCGCAACAAAGATGCTGCCTACATGGTGGTCAAAGAGCTGGGGATCTCCATCCCCAAAACTTACATTCTGCCCCCTAAAGAAGCCCCCGCATTGAAAGCAGAGGACTTTAAGTATCACAAGTTTTTCGATTGGCAGGGGATGGCGGAAGATCTGGGCTGGCCAATTGTGATTAAGCCGGCGGAGGGGCGAGAGGCCATTGGAGTAGAAATAGCCCACAACATGGAGCAGCTCCTCTATTTTTACGACCGCTCTGGATCTCAGGTGATGATGATCCAAGAGAAGGTCAAAACCCCTTACCCTTGGCAGATTCGCGCCCTCTGCATTGGCCGAAAGATCATTCCGATCAAGTATATCTTTCGCAAGTTCGATGCCAGCGAATATCTGTTTGATCCAGAATTTCTTACCCCGGAAATGGGCCAGAAAGTCATCAATACCTGTCGGATTATCAATCGAGTTTTGGGCTATGAAATGAACTCGGTGGAGCTATTCATCGACGAGCAGGGAGAGCTGCAGGCCATCGACTTTAACAATCCGGTGCCCGATGGACGGCTCAAGGCTTTGGGAGAGATCTTCTATAACGATTACCAGCAGGCCCTTTGCGATTTGGTCTTGGACATCGTGCGGGAACAGCGTCCTTTCGACTTCCTGCCCCCAGATATCAACCGCTTTGCCCACATTGCCCGACGGGCCGATCTCACCCGCGAGCAGAAGTTTCAGATGGCTTTGGAATTGGCCAACCGTTACTACGAGCCCAGGGATCCCGATTAA
- a CDS encoding GNAT family N-acetyltransferase — translation MSTGLKWRWCHDIREIPAGAWHALQTERTSPFLEYEWLHSLESSGCASRRTGWLPCHLLVEADGQLVAAAPLYLKSHSQGEFVFDQEWAAVAGQLGERYYPKLIGMAPFTPATGYRILVHPEYSEAEVWSLMLAAIDRFCQEKDISVFSLLYVDLDWRTQLESDGFTPRITHNYQWHNPGYRSYEDFLSQFNANQRRNIKRERAAMEKSGLELKIYTGEEITPRLLSLMYDFYSNTCAQFWNWSKYLNRRFFESLYPNYRERVVLVAGERNAEIVGMSFCIRKGDRLFGRYWGCREEVKFLHFNVCYYEPIALAIREGIRNFDPGAGGSHKIRRGFPATPVYSYHRFYSRRLQQVLVPYLNRVNPLMLAELENVNQNEVPFREDVLPSLSALTKE, via the coding sequence ATGTCAACCGGGTTGAAATGGCGCTGGTGCCACGATATTCGCGAGATCCCGGCAGGGGCCTGGCACGCCTTGCAAACGGAGCGCACCTCTCCTTTTTTGGAATACGAATGGTTGCACAGCCTAGAGAGCTCAGGTTGTGCCAGCCGCAGGACAGGGTGGCTGCCCTGTCACCTGTTGGTGGAGGCGGACGGCCAGTTGGTTGCTGCTGCCCCCTTGTATTTGAAAAGCCACAGCCAGGGGGAGTTTGTCTTTGACCAAGAATGGGCTGCAGTTGCCGGCCAATTGGGGGAACGCTACTACCCGAAGTTAATCGGCATGGCCCCCTTCACCCCGGCCACGGGCTATCGCATCCTCGTCCATCCCGAGTATTCGGAAGCAGAGGTGTGGTCGTTGATGCTGGCAGCCATTGACCGGTTTTGCCAAGAGAAGGATATTTCGGTGTTTAGCTTGCTTTATGTAGATCTGGACTGGCGGACTCAATTGGAGTCGGATGGATTTACGCCCCGGATCACCCACAACTACCAGTGGCACAACCCCGGCTACCGCTCTTACGAAGACTTTTTGAGCCAGTTCAATGCCAACCAGCGGCGCAACATCAAGCGAGAGCGGGCTGCAATGGAAAAAAGCGGCCTAGAACTCAAGATTTACACAGGAGAGGAGATCACGCCCCGCCTGTTGTCTCTGATGTACGACTTTTACAGCAACACCTGCGCCCAATTTTGGAACTGGAGCAAATATCTCAATCGCCGCTTTTTCGAGTCTCTCTATCCCAACTATCGGGAGCGAGTTGTGCTGGTGGCCGGGGAACGGAATGCAGAAATTGTGGGGATGTCTTTTTGTATTCGTAAGGGAGATCGCCTGTTCGGGCGCTACTGGGGTTGTCGGGAGGAGGTGAAGTTTTTGCACTTTAACGTTTGCTACTACGAGCCCATTGCCCTCGCCATCCGAGAAGGGATCCGCAACTTTGATCCCGGCGCAGGGGGATCCCATAAGATTCGACGGGGATTTCCGGCCACGCCTGTGTACAGCTACCACCGCTTCTACAGCCGAAGGCTACAACAGGTTTTGGTGCCCTACCTAAACCGGGTTAACCCTCTCATGTTGGCCGAGCTGGAGAACGTGAATCAAAACGAGGTTCCTTTTCGAGAAGATGTTTTGCCTTCTCTATCTGCTTTGACCAAGGAGTGA
- the rlmD gene encoding 23S rRNA (uracil(1939)-C(5))-methyltransferase RlmD, translated as MEHPIPSGLPDPVKPGDLLALEVTALTPQGDGIAHTVGLGQGRVVFVSQAVPGDQVVAQITEIKRNYLVGRIRSLISPSPQRVRPACIVADKCGGCQWQHVSYAQQLATKQQILRDALERIGGLTLPQPVPILGSQQPLRYRNKVTYPMAKPEGQPLRMGYYQRGSHRLVNLNQCPVQDERLDVFLREIKRDLQETGWSVYDESRHQGHLRHLGLRIGRRTREVLLTLVSCSRRLPHLESWAERWMQRYPDLVGVCLNLNSARTNAIFGPETEVIAGRGSLREEFAGFSLWIDSTSFFQVNTEQAEAFFTWIADQLNLRGEETILDAYCGIGTLTLLLAQRAKRAMGVEALPEAVAQARYNAQFNGIASAQFFQGTVEQVLPTLPPADIVVLDPPRRGCDRQVLETLKLRRPPRIVYISCHPATLARDLQILLAEGSYRLTQWRAADFFPQTGHVEGVAFLERV; from the coding sequence ATGGAACATCCGATCCCTTCCGGCCTTCCTGATCCCGTTAAACCTGGGGATCTCTTGGCGTTGGAGGTCACGGCCCTGACCCCCCAGGGAGATGGCATTGCCCACACGGTAGGACTTGGACAAGGGCGAGTGGTGTTTGTGTCCCAGGCGGTGCCCGGGGATCAGGTGGTGGCCCAAATAACCGAGATCAAGCGCAACTACTTGGTCGGGCGAATTCGGTCGCTGATTTCTCCCTCTCCCCAACGGGTGCGACCAGCCTGCATTGTGGCGGACAAATGTGGTGGCTGCCAATGGCAACATGTCAGCTATGCCCAGCAATTGGCCACCAAGCAGCAAATCCTCAGGGATGCACTGGAGCGGATTGGCGGTCTGACTCTGCCGCAGCCTGTCCCTATTTTGGGATCCCAGCAGCCGCTGCGCTATCGCAACAAGGTCACCTACCCCATGGCCAAACCGGAGGGCCAGCCCTTGCGCATGGGCTACTACCAACGGGGCAGCCACCGCCTGGTGAACCTCAACCAATGCCCCGTGCAAGACGAGCGGCTGGATGTGTTCCTGAGGGAAATCAAGCGCGATCTTCAAGAGACGGGCTGGAGTGTGTATGACGAAAGTCGTCACCAAGGTCATCTCCGCCACTTGGGTTTGCGCATCGGTCGCCGCACCCGCGAGGTGCTTCTTACCTTGGTCAGTTGCAGTCGTCGCCTGCCCCATCTGGAAAGCTGGGCCGAACGCTGGATGCAGCGCTACCCCGACCTGGTGGGGGTCTGTCTCAATCTCAACTCGGCCCGCACCAATGCCATCTTCGGCCCGGAGACTGAGGTGATTGCCGGTCGGGGGTCTTTGCGGGAGGAATTTGCCGGTTTTTCCCTCTGGATCGACAGCACCTCTTTCTTCCAGGTCAACACAGAGCAAGCAGAAGCCTTTTTTACCTGGATAGCCGACCAACTGAACCTGCGGGGAGAGGAAACCATCCTGGATGCCTACTGTGGCATCGGCACCTTAACCTTGCTGCTGGCGCAACGGGCGAAACGGGCGATGGGGGTGGAAGCTTTGCCGGAAGCGGTGGCCCAAGCCCGCTACAATGCCCAGTTCAACGGTATCGCCTCAGCCCAATTTTTCCAGGGCACGGTGGAACAGGTTTTGCCGACCCTGCCCCCTGCCGACATTGTGGTGCTGGATCCGCCGCGGCGCGGCTGCGACCGCCAAGTGCTCGAGACCCTAAAGCTGCGACGACCACCACGCATCGTCTACATTAGCTGTCACCCTGCCACTTTGGCGCGAGACTTGCAGATCCTACTGGCAGAGGGATCCTATCGCCTTACCCAATGGCGGGCGGCTGACTTCTTTCCCCAAACCGGGCATGTGGAGGGGGTGGCCTTTTTGGAGCGAGTTTGA
- the psb29 gene encoding photosystem II biogenesis protein Psp29 — protein sequence MSGATTSSLQVRIAAQQPAGTADAPGKNVRAKSALNKAILDQGWYEFRCMLEYKLAWKGGRLIVVPPQNTSRTCPCCGHVSSDNRQTQAWFECVACGYENNAFRGSGPEAFRGSGPEAFLVGAINILARGIQLLRDEGQDTTDAAVGMRVGEPPVSARMACGSNCTGGRKQEPAETTAQGAIHAQRGRNLRPSGRGGCQHSLPSGSAQVRIKKQRSHPQAHFCLPVNPVRTLSATKAAFFSAYPRPINAVYRRVVEELLVELHLTTVNSTFVYDPFFALGLVTLYDGLMEAYHPPEQREAIFNALCKALHLKPEVLRKNARDLLELMGSGDPRQRLDLLCLKPEAEDVGGLKAILERMTQPPYAYSRVLAVGLYTAYEVVAKSLYEEPEERTRRFLENVVSKLPFSTERVRKDLELYRSSLDRMKQARAVVEEMVKAARRQQERRQSAASLPETSLGDPSKPGS from the coding sequence TTGAGCGGTGCAACGACTTCAAGCCTTCAAGTACGAATTGCTGCCCAACAGCCAGCAGGAACGGCAGATGCTCCTGGGAAGAACGTCCGCGCCAAGTCAGCGTTAAACAAAGCCATTCTCGACCAGGGGTGGTATGAGTTCCGCTGCATGCTGGAGTACAAGCTGGCCTGGAAAGGCGGCAGGCTCATTGTCGTGCCGCCGCAGAACACGAGCCGCACCTGTCCATGTTGCGGCCATGTTTCATCAGACAACCGCCAGACCCAAGCCTGGTTCGAGTGCGTGGCGTGCGGCTATGAGAATAACGCCTTTCGCGGCAGCGGGCCGGAGGCCTTTCGCGGCAGCGGGCCGGAGGCCTTTCTGGTCGGTGCCATCAACATCCTTGCTCGCGGGATACAGCTGTTGCGAGACGAAGGGCAGGACACGACCGACGCTGCGGTCGGGATGCGGGTGGGTGAACCACCCGTGTCAGCCCGGATGGCCTGTGGATCGAACTGCACGGGCGGTCGGAAGCAGGAACCCGCCGAGACGACTGCGCAAGGAGCCATCCATGCGCAGCGTGGTAGGAATCTCCGGCCTTCAGGCCGGGGAGGATGTCAACACAGCTTGCCCTCAGGGTCAGCACAGGTGAGAATAAAAAAACAGAGAAGCCATCCTCAAGCTCATTTTTGTCTGCCTGTGAATCCTGTTCGCACCCTCTCCGCCACCAAAGCGGCCTTTTTCAGCGCCTACCCTCGCCCGATCAACGCCGTCTATCGCCGGGTGGTGGAGGAGTTGTTGGTGGAGCTGCACCTGACCACCGTCAACAGCACCTTCGTCTACGATCCGTTTTTTGCCTTGGGGCTGGTCACCCTCTACGACGGGCTGATGGAAGCCTATCACCCCCCTGAGCAGCGAGAAGCCATTTTCAACGCCCTCTGTAAGGCTCTGCACCTCAAGCCGGAGGTGTTGCGCAAGAATGCCCGCGATCTGCTGGAGTTGATGGGAAGCGGGGATCCCCGTCAAAGACTTGATCTCCTCTGTCTCAAGCCAGAGGCGGAAGATGTGGGTGGGTTGAAAGCCATTTTGGAGCGCATGACTCAGCCGCCCTACGCCTACAGCCGGGTCTTAGCTGTTGGCCTTTACACAGCCTATGAAGTTGTGGCCAAGTCCCTTTACGAAGAACCAGAAGAACGCACCCGCCGCTTTTTGGAGAATGTGGTGAGCAAGCTGCCCTTTTCAACAGAGCGGGTGAGAAAAGATCTGGAGCTCTATCGCAGCAGTTTGGATCGCATGAAGCAGGCGCGGGCTGTGGTCGAGGAGATGGTAAAAGCCGCCCGGCGTCAGCAGGAACGCCGCCAATCGGCCGCCTCTTTGCCCGAGACTTCCCTCGGCGACCCAAGCAAGCCTGGCAGCTAA
- a CDS encoding esterase/lipase family protein gives MAPVVILPGYLAGASEYEPLRQELEARGYAARVVPLQVRSWFPTLGGRPVTPILWALRETIQKTCAEFGVDRVNLVAHSAGGWIARIYLGSVPYGGQVWQGREQVAALISLGSPHTSRERWTKRNLDFVNTHYPGAFWPEVKYVCVAGRVIQGQRLSLGSLWRQEHYLAWLAYNSYWLTAGQGELWGDGITPIEAAHLQGAVNLTLPNCYHSGRGGRRWYGSPEVVETWAQYLA, from the coding sequence ATGGCCCCTGTGGTGATTTTGCCCGGTTATCTGGCGGGTGCGTCGGAGTATGAGCCCCTGCGCCAAGAGCTGGAAGCCCGCGGCTATGCGGCACGGGTGGTGCCGTTGCAGGTGCGCAGTTGGTTTCCCACGCTGGGGGGAAGGCCTGTCACTCCCATCCTGTGGGCCCTTCGAGAGACCATCCAAAAGACCTGCGCTGAGTTTGGGGTTGACCGAGTTAACCTGGTGGCCCACTCCGCCGGCGGCTGGATTGCCCGCATCTACCTGGGATCCGTGCCCTATGGGGGACAGGTGTGGCAGGGGCGGGAGCAGGTCGCTGCGCTGATTAGCTTGGGATCCCCCCACACCAGCCGGGAGCGCTGGACGAAGCGCAATTTGGACTTTGTCAACACCCACTATCCGGGGGCCTTTTGGCCCGAGGTCAAATATGTGTGCGTGGCGGGCAGGGTCATCCAGGGGCAGAGGTTGAGTCTGGGATCCCTGTGGCGACAGGAGCATTATCTGGCTTGGCTGGCCTACAACAGCTATTGGCTCACGGCTGGACAGGGGGAATTGTGGGGCGATGGCATTACCCCCATCGAGGCTGCCCACCTGCAGGGGGCTGTTAACCTCACTCTGCCCAACTGCTACCATTCCGGTCGGGGTGGACGGCGCTGGTATGGATCCCCCGAGGTGGTGGAAACTTGGGCTCAGTATCTGGCTTAG